The region TACATGTAGTGGGATTCTAGAAAAGCAACATTACCTGAGGGTATCTCCAACGGAGGATATTAAAATGATAGTCACACATCCCTGAAACACAAGCACAAAAATTACCTTTCCCAGTACGTATGATTATTGTTTGTTAATTGGATCAGGTTTTCACCGATGGGCTTACTTCAGTGTCTCCATACAGAAcacagcatttatcagagccgGTGTAGCTATGCGGAGAAAAACAAACCTTAACAAGTTGAGAATTATTGCAGCATTACTAAGATGATGTTGTCAAGCAGTTTGATGGCTGACCTGTAGTCTACAGTCAAAGGTATTGTGTTGAGGGCATTGATTTGACAATAAGGTTCCAAGGTGGAAAGCTCGTAAAGCTggatctctctgtctctgtaaaataaagcaaacaataaACAGACTTAGCACAGTGTGGGACCTGCAGTTAACAAGGGTAATCAATATGCTATATAAATAATGCTGCTGCCTCTATGTAATTTTATTCCACTGTTTCTTATTACCCTGTTGCGATCACCAGCTTGTTGTACTCCACCATCAGCGTGAAGTCACTCACCCACTTTGACTTTCTATTTGCAGGTCCTTCGTTCTATTAAAATGAGCATTCAGAGAGTTAAAGCTCACACTTTCACAAAGACTGATGTGCAGATGTCTTTATCTTTGTCAGAAAAGCATGTTCAAATTTCTGAGGTTGCAAGTTGTACTGCTGATTTCATATTTTATCGAATATAGTGTGAGGTCTGacaaaacaagaacagcactgtaTATTTTCATGTGCATATGAGTATCTTTCTTATTGTTCCTTTACAGCAATGAATGCAgaacttttcatttattttaaatcaattcCTCATGCATCATCCTGCTGCTGGTAAAACGCTCAGAACAGCACCAAATCACTAAAATCACTAATTTCCACATAATGCACTCCCCAATTCAACGCATACTTTTCTACAGAAGTACAAAGCCCCCTCTTTTAGGAAATTACAGTCTATTGATGAATTAAATTATTATGCATTCTAAGGCATTTTCAAAAGATGTCACAAACATGATAAGAAAATCCTTAAGTACAACACTATGcttgttttggtcttttcttgGGAAGGACTGACACTAAGAAATATATATTATCTTTAACACCAACGCTCAGTTTGCCAGACATGGATTAGTCCTGTAgactaaaatcccttttcaatAGAGATCTTTATTGAGTTTTTCCTTTTAGTCTAGGAATAAGCTTAATCCATGTCTGGGAAGCTGGCTACGAAAGTTTTGAGTTAAATGTGCACGAGCgaaaacatacaaacatgtCTTTTGTCTTCTGGGGTTTAAGTTCAGGGCTGCAGAGGGAAACAAACCCATCCTCCCGCACTGTTACCACGGTGCCATCCCTGGTTGAGTGGATGTTGACGATAGGGATACCGTGACCGGAGGCATTCATGGTGGCTGGTAAAATGAATGCCACCTGCTTGCTGCGTCTTGCCGTTTCCTCCTTCTCTTTATACTCCTGCAGCATGTGCGTGCAGAACTGACCCTGCATCACATTAAAGTGTGGTAGAAAATGGCCACATTCATAGTGGCTATCCAAAACAAATCATCTTCCAAGGCGAACCCAGACATCTATTAGAATGCAAGTGTACAAACGACTACACGAggacacatttttcagttttacaaaCCACACAACCTTTAAAAAACGATGACCAATCAAAGAGAAAAATGCATGGAATATGttacaaaattaaatttacCAGTATAAGCTATTACTTTGCCTTTGCGTCAGCACAAGATAAATGTGTTAGTGTACAGTCAACTTGGCACTGGAAGGGCTGAAAAAGCCCAAATGACTGTGTTCAGGTCAGTTCCAGTAACACTTTCTCCACAAATCCTGGATGAATTACTGTTACTGAAATAACCTTATTGCATTTCATGGTGGcctaacattttttgttgtagaTTTCTGGTGTTAGCATGCATGTGAAAGTGTTACAACTAAGACAATACTCTTGCACAGAAAGCCTGTATGCTTCATAAGAAATATGAATTTCATCTCACCCATGAAATCCTTCCCTGGCCTGAATAATCAATCTTCTTAAATAACCCTCGAATCTCAGCATTGGTCTGTGAAAttcaaacaaaagaataaagaaCAATGGCAAATTCTCTAAACTAATCCGGTATTTGAAAAGGCTTGTCCTTAATTGCAAAAGGAAAAGTgagtcacaaaacacacagataatCAGACAATCTGAGAGAAAGATATGAAGAGAAAAGTCATGCTGTCTTACTGTGTTAGGCAAACCCAAACACTTCTTCACTATACGTCCAAAACTGTTCACATCAGTGCATCTCAAGCCACCCGTTTCAAATTCctttataaagaaaaatacagtcAGATCTCAGAAATGAACAACAGAGCTGTCAGTGTGTCCTCAAAAGAAACAGTTCACACTATACCTCAAATGCTAGTTTCAGTTGCTGGAGGTTTTCAAGTGATATCCTCTCATCAATCTTACAGGGGAGAGAGGCAATGGTAACAATTACTATCATGCAGGAGGATTATGAATCATTTAAAACCAGTAATCAAGCTTGATTGGCAAAAATGCTCCTCCCATTTTTTTAATCCACTCAAATCCACTCACCAGGCAGTTCACAAAGTCTGAGtgctaaaaatataaatcaggGTTAGAGAGGAGATGTCGACAGCGTATTTGTGGTAAATACTGCATCATTATTAGCACACAAGATGACGGCTCCACCCTTGAGTATTTGTAGTGGCCACCGCAAGCGCCACTGGCTATGTCTCATCTCTGAGATGCTACACAAGGCCAGATGACAGGCCACGCTCTCTGTGTTAATGACCTTTCTTCAATTTTCCCACGGTTTCCTAGCAACTGGTCCTTGATCCATGACTCCCTTTGATCTATCATTAATAAATAACAGGGATAAACAGCCTAATTCCTCAAGGATGTAACTAGAGCTGAGGTTTCCCCACGGTATCCTCTGAATTGGGGAGATAATTGTTTAATCAGTCAGAGTGATGGAAGTACGGAAAGTGTTTCACATTACTTCAACTGCTTTCCAAATCCCTTTATTAGAGATGCATAACTTTGAACTCCTGAGCCTGTTCTGCCTAATCTGTGATGGCACATTGCTCATTACATTAAGCAGGAGAGTGTGACTGACATATGCAACTAAAACCCAAACTTGCATTTGCACCAGACTCATACATCGCTCTGTCATTCCAGTCAGCTTGAGAGTTTGCATCTACTGGAGACCTTTTAAGTAGCTGGCACAgctggtgtgtttgttttgctctgGCCTGAAACACGGCCATTCCCGGGCTCCAGGATAGATTGTCCTGCCCAATTCGCTGTCAGGCTGCAAGTAAATTGATCATCAACTTGatttaaaatggcatttttggCACCACCTCACATTCATTCTGCTACTGGTGAGATATGCCTCAGCTACAGTTGAGCCTAAGCACTTTGGAAAGAGTCCCTAAAGTGGCAAGTTTAGCACTGTAGCACTCTAGTGACATCTTCAGGCCAAAAGAGCCTCATAGGTGGGgggtaacaaaaaaaatctctgactAAGTCATCTAGGCCATTTTTCTGGAAAGATAGAGTGGTTGGCATTTATTAACTCCTCTGATGAATTCTCTGAAAACTGTACCTTGAGACTGTGAGCTGAATCAATATTGTGGTGTTGTTGACTCATGGTTTGAGCTGTGTCTCCGAGTGTGACAGAGTGTCGCCACCTGTTCTGTTTCAGCAGCTCTCGCACCAACCATTGAGGTTGCTCTTTTATATCCTCGTTGACACCCACTCGTCTTGGTACTGAGAAATCATCTGCTTTCTCAACCCGACATCCTGGCCTGGATCTGTTTCCTGTCCTCTCCATTGTACCGCTCAGTTCAGAGAGGATGCTGGAGGATTtgacattttgattaaatacatgcactgtttttttaaatacataacTGCCCTGGGTAAATATTGTTTGGAGTATTTGTCAGTGTAGCCAAATCTGTTACAGGCAGGAATTTGAAAAAGCTCTTTTTAGTATTAGAAAGGTGATTCTAATGCTCTGGTGACCAAACTTCCTGCATGACAAGGTACCTCAGTGATGGTAAAAGCAGCAACTGAAGCACCATGACAACAGCAAACACTTTCTGCACAAGGCAGGATTACATGACAGAGACACAAGTCAAGGCCTTAACTTATGGTCTCCTTTGGctggacaaaaacacaaattcacatcttatttttaaaatggagacacatttaacaaaaacatgctTTAGCAATGGTGGCAAGatgagcaaaaatgaaaaaaaaaaacattaggtTACCTGGTCCCATGTCCAGTTTCTAATCTTCCTGAGGCTGAAGACCAGCGAATCTTTTTCCCCAGTGGCATTTTTGCTAATTTCTGTAGCTCAAaggttacaaaaaaacaacttaagtGTGAGACATTTTTTCAGTCCAACCTCCAGACAGACGTTAATCAGACAGTGTACCTGACACTCAGTCTAGCATTACACCTGATGCAGAGCAGGTCGTAACTAAGAAACCAAGAGCTATGACTGAGACTGCAGAACTCACAACAAAACCTTGCATTTACAAAGCGAGAAGCATCTTAGAGACCATGTTAAATGTTGTTTAAAACAAATAAGATATTGTTCTGTTTATATTGTGCTTTGAGTAGTTAATAATTGCACCAATGTGGGAGTAATTATCAATTTATCTCTTTAAtgttaatttttacatttttattggcTATGAAAGGAATGAACCAAAACACGATTAACATTCCCTCTGGAAGATTTAAAAGACAAtaattgaaaatgcaaaaatatagtTTATTTTATAAGCAGACAAAAGCATTGGCATCAACGCTTTTCTGCAACATCAGATGGCAGAATGAGGAAATtatgaaacataaaaacagacaaatttcttctaaCTGGGTGCAGATGTTTAATTACCATAACATACAAGTTACACTCAAAAATTCTGACTAACACATTTCATTTACAATGgattcattttgcttttcttttcacataaagacacaaacacagataaaacaactAATATAATCAGAAAGGTTTAGAGAGGTCCTGGCCAGCTTGATATCCACGCAGGTGAGCAGGACCTACGCACCACTGCTGGaagtttattcattttctcCCCATTGTCTGGACAAGCCTCTTTACTCAAAACTGAGTTTACTGCCTCCTTTTCTGCAAAGTCAAAGTCACAAAAACTATGTTACGTGTCTGTTCAAATCAAAATCAGTGAGCCACCtgttaaaatgctgaaaaattcAAGGAAACAAATGGATGCTAACCCTCCTCAGGTAAAACTCTGTGCAGTTGCTGCAGCTCCTGGGGCAGCAGAGAATTTATCACAGATGTGAAATCACCGACTCTCTTTCCACAAAACCGGTCATAGGTTGTCACATCTGATCCCTTCTGCTTCTGAGTGTGGATGTGTCTTTGCACAACAGTTGGAACTGTAACACATGGAGGAAGATCAGCTTATAGAAATGACTGGAAGTGATGCATCTACAGTGTGTTTTGAGGGTACAGTACCGACACCACAGCAGGCcaggtttggattttttttgcagctgtaGTGAAGGAGATTTCCCAGCAGCTCAGGCTTTGGCAGGCGGTAATTGGCTCTCATCTCAGTGTCAGCGGAGAGTGGCATGTGACGCCTGCTGTGCAGCCGTGCAAGTTGTCCTTCTGCTTTAGTGATGCCCTCATATCCTGTCAAATAGGTTTCAATAAGCTGTCGAGAGAGAATGCTTGATTTGCAGCCATGGCGACATGCTTTCATATACACAAGACTGACCCAACAAATGTGTCATACCTTGAGGCAAACCCATGAAGTCACATGTGTAGgtggaggagtactgcgctgtCAATGCTTTACGTATCATGCCCTCAGATGGGGGACATTTCCAGGGAAACGCAACATACTCAGAGTTTCGTGCAGCATCCCTCggcagcctccacatcatgaaagacttgaggggaaaaaagcttgATTTAAAGGTTACGATATACTATGGGAGGTCAAGCATGGCATCCTTTTAATACGGAGGCTAACTCGGCCTAAATACCAACCTGGCTGGGATGCGGGTTGTTTCTCCTCTGTCCTGAGGCTGTTCCTGTGCGAATGCATTCAGGTTTACAGACCGGCTTCCAGCAGAAGTCCTTATTGTATACAGTTGAACCAAAAGGTTCCGACTTTGAATAGGAGTCTATAAATGATGTTGACATTGGGCGCCTGAATATGCATCAACATAGAAATACAATTACACACAGGCAAGCACACAAATCCTGCACAAACTTAATCCCATAAATAGAACTTACAGCAGAATCTCTGCAGCTGAGTTTGGCTGGTTGATGAACTGTGTTTTATAAGATGTTTCATACGGATCCCACCACTGCTTGCTATCTGTGAAAAAGTACCATTAGATTGTAACCTGCCTTTGAAAAATCTAGCAAATATTGCAAAAAGTAAACACACTTAGCTCAGGGTTCAAATCAGACTTTACATTATAAATAGTAAAGGAACTATAACAACTGCTCAAAATACTATGTAAATCTGTGCATTGTAACTCtacttaaaaacatttttagtttCCTTTTTATGTACTTTCTGATCATCTTAGATGTAACTGCTACATTACTGTAGCATCCTACAATCAAAATACTGTCTTTTACTACACTGCTGTTCAGTTCTTGTGACTCTGTTAACTGAAAAATGCTTGATGCACTGAAGTGAAAGGGGCAAAAACAGGACTTTGGAAAGTGAAGGGGACATGCCGTCTGTAGCCCAGTGGATATTACATGCTTGCTTACACTCACTAACAACAGCTGGTAGGAACCAAAACTGCCCTGAGGCCAAAGGGCATTGCAGGGGGAATCAAATGCAACACTTTGACAATATTATTGGCATTGCTGTAGGTGACAATTTCAGTACGAGCATAATCATCCGAAAATGCGACTCTTTAGGTCTAACTAATGCAGTGCAAATAttccaaactgaaaaaaatacaaaacagtatGTCTACATAAAAAGATAAATTTAGCTTATTACATTGAGTTGTAatggaaatgtcagaaaatacagAGCCTTGCaggttttgttgtatttttgcatatCCTTGATTTAACGTTACCTTTGGCTGCCATTGGTGACTGCTGTTTTGTTAGTGTTTCACTGCGCTGGAATCCACTCCATTTCCATTTCCAGATGAAAGTTCACTTCACTGACGGCTAACTGAAAAGTGTAACTGACAACTGTGGATCCTAGCGCCACTTAGAAAGCCTCACTTTCAGGTATTAGCTTTATCTGTACCGAAGCAGAGCTGA is a window of Acanthochromis polyacanthus isolate Apoly-LR-REF ecotype Palm Island chromosome 13, KAUST_Apoly_ChrSc, whole genome shotgun sequence DNA encoding:
- the LOC110955224 gene encoding testis-expressed protein 26, encoding MAAKDSKQWWDPYETSYKTQFINQPNSAAEILLRPMSTSFIDSYSKSEPFGSTVYNKDFCWKPVCKPECIRTGTASGQRRNNPHPSQSFMMWRLPRDAARNSEYVAFPWKCPPSEGMIRKALTAQYSSTYTCDFMGLPQGYEGITKAEGQLARLHSRRHMPLSADTEMRANYRLPKPELLGNLLHYSCKKNPNLACCGVVPTVVQRHIHTQKQKGSDVTTYDRFCGKRVGDFTSVINSLLPQELQQLHRVLPEEEKEAVNSVLSKEACPDNGEKMNKLPAVVRRSCSPAWISSWPGPL